The DNA region AGAGTGCCTCGATGAGCTCGACGTGTCTGATCTCCTCCTTCGCGAGGACCTCGAACGCCGCCCGTGCGAGCTTGTGGTCGGTCTTCGAGGCGGCGTCGAGGTAGAAGTCGTTGCCGGATTCCTCGGTCTTCAGGGCGAGCTCGATCCGCTCCCTGTCGCTCATTGCCTGGGCCATGTCGTCTCCTCCGGTGGGCCGCCGGGTCGTCACATCCGCCGGCGGGCCGTCTGGACAGCTGCCTCGTCTGTTGTGAGTATGGACCATCATATGGGACGTTCGGGCCGTGCGCAAGGGGCGGAGGTGCCGGTTCTCCTTGTGCCGGGTCTCCGGGGTTGCTAGGATGCCGATGGTTGCAGGCAGCATCAAAGAAGATCAGAGGAGGATGCCATGAAGGTCAGGATCTCCGCCGACGACTGCATCGGCTGCGGGCTCTGTCCCGACTCGTGCCCTGACATCTTCGAGATGGACGGCGACAAGGCCGTCGTCAAGACCGCCGACGTCCCGGGCGACAAGGAGGCCTGCGTCAAGGAGGCGGCAGAGGCCTGCCCCACCGAGGCCATCATCGTCGAGTAAGAGCGTTCCTGAAGGGCGTCACGACCGCTCAGGCGACAGGTCGCTCGTCCGACCTTCCGGGCGAACTTCTTTCTTGCAGGCCTCCTCGCCCGGGTTTAGATTCTCGCTCGTTTCGTTTCGCAGTCGGCGCCTCAAGGGGTGCGCCCCGGACGCCGGCGAGGCCCATGGCTTCTTGAAGGAGGCGAACGATGCGGGCGCGGGTCGACGAGGACGCCTGCACGGGGTGCGGTCTCTGTGTCGAGATCTGCCCCGAGGTGTTCGAGATGGATGACGAAACGGCGGTCGTAACGGTCCGAGAGGTCCCGGAGGATCTCGAGGATGCCGTCGACGAGGCGGCGGAGAGCTGCCCCGCCGAGGCCATCGATCTCGACGAGTAGGACATCGGACAGACGCGAACGAAGCCGGCCCGGCGGACTCCCGCCGGGCCGACTTCATGTTCAGAGTGGTGGCGGAGCTGCTACGACCGGCCGCCCGGCTCCTTGACCTTCCACATCACCTGCCCGTCGGACGACGCGGCCGGACACTCCCTGGCGATCGGACAGTCTCCGCAGGCCGGCTTCCGCGCCGTGCACGTCTCGCGGCCGTGCCACGTGACGAGCAGCGAGAACTCGGACCAGTCCTTCCGAGGCACGTACTCCATCAGATCGAACTCGATCCTGACCGGATCGTACTCGCGCGTCATCCCGAGGCGTCGTGTGATCCTGCGGAAGTGGGTGTCGACGATGATGCCCGGCGTGTCGAAGGCGTGAGCGAGCACGACGTTGGCGCTCTTGCGACCGACGCCGCGCAGACTGGTCAGCTCATCCAGTGTGTCCGGCACGCGGCCCTCGAAGCGCTCGACGATGTCCTCCGTCGCCTCGTGGATCGCCCGGGCCTTGTTTCTGAAGA from Candidatus Effluviviaceae Genus V sp. includes:
- a CDS encoding ferredoxin: MKVRISADDCIGCGLCPDSCPDIFEMDGDKAVVKTADVPGDKEACVKEAAEACPTEAIIVE
- a CDS encoding 4Fe-4S dicluster domain-containing protein; the protein is MRARVDEDACTGCGLCVEICPEVFEMDDETAVVTVREVPEDLEDAVDEAAESCPAEAIDLDE
- the nth gene encoding endonuclease III; this encodes MQRKRARRHFRGPLRESKHDRGLRAGRVLRALRKAYPDVHVPLEYSSPLELLIATILSAQCTDARVNEVTSGLFPRYRTAGDWAAIPLPKLEKLIRSTGFFRNKARAIHEATEDIVERFEGRVPDTLDELTSLRGVGRKSANVVLAHAFDTPGIIVDTHFRRITRRLGMTREYDPVRIEFDLMEYVPRKDWSEFSLLVTWHGRETCTARKPACGDCPIARECPAASSDGQVMWKVKEPGGRS